Part of the Nicotiana sylvestris chromosome 5, ASM39365v2, whole genome shotgun sequence genome is shown below.
cgctggtgccgctactttgcccctacctcgacctctagcacggcctcggccttgccctctgcccctcatgggagttgctgctgggggctcaggctgcgagtcggtggatgaggaagcgcatgttctcgtcatctgcgaaagaacagagtagaagttcaattagcattgagaaactaaACCGCACGACATgaaggaataaatgtgaagtttttcctaactctgtagcctctgggggataaatacatacgtctccgtaccgatccctcagactctactaagcttgtctgtgaactgtgagacccatgtaacctagagctctgataccaacttgtcacgacccgaattttctaccctcgggagtcgtgatggcgcctactaatgtgagctaggcaagccgactgtttgaacaaagttacctttttacccattttatattctttaacaattataaagcaatacCTTGTAGACAACAAAATTTACAATAAGCAGAAGAAAAGCAATGAACTATCTGAATATGTATCCAATACAACTCCTTGAGTATCgactacctagaactggtgtcacagtttcacagacggtctaagaatgctacatacaaagcctgaaagataaaagatacactatttctgaaattagtaaaggaaacaggataaaggaaagatagtgtagacacctgatttttgaccctccccgagaattttcacatttttagcataaatatgtaatttaggcctaatatagctattttgactatttttgctttatttcgtcgcaaaagaggaaaattacaaaaatatatatataaattttagtttatgtatttctcataaacttgaaaaaatacaaaaattgtactttatttttgtactttatataatttcgaaaattaccaaaaatatagttctattaatgttttatagtcattttaattttgaaaaatacaaaaatgttactttatattttatctttatattaaaaacgaaaattaccaaaaatatagttctattaatgttttatagtcattttaattttgaaaaatacaaaaatgttactttatattttatctttatattaaaaacgaaaattacaaaaaaatagttttattagtattttgtagttattttaatcttgaaaaaatattaaaaaagatctagttttgtgttaattatcagtcttatttttgtagttattttgcttacataatcagttgagcaacgtcgtgttcctatttctcgggtccgggcaaaagaataatattcgagttcaaactacccggttttaggcctaatttcggacctagcccataataattcgagtccaccacacgtgaggggacacgcgtggggaacacggacggaacaccgtacacggggaacccaccacgcgtgggggacacaagtctcgaaccccaccacgcgtggggctcatttttcttggcagaaGGTTATCAAATACACGGGCAAAACACATTTGGAGGAGGActttgaaattttttaagaacTTATGCACTGTTGATCTTCTTCTTGAAAGGAAGAAGAACCAAACGACACTAGCAGACCGCCCAAAACCACCATTCCTTACGTCCCGTCCAGCTAACCCCTCTCCGTCTCGCCACCTCCGTCAacaaccaaacaggcccgtcgaccactgtccaaacgaacgccggaaaacacgaccattcctcctcctcctcctagctccgtCAAACTAgtccggcgatcctccattaaacccggcatccgctgttcatcgtcttcctcctcttcctgaagaaaacctaggaaaaaccctagcgaccataacccaaaaccaccaACTCCCTCATCGTCGTCACTATCCCGTCGCCACTGCCCCCTACTCCCTCACGTCCcaaaacgccataaccaccagctcCACCCCCTCGTCGTCACTTTCCAGTCGACAACTAAACGACCAGCGAACACCACCGGAAAACCAGCGGCTTCGCCATCGAGCAGTAGCTGTGACTGCGCTGCTGCATCGCGCCACCAGCTCCTTCCATATCTGATCctttcctcacatccaaacgaccccttctgcTGCAGCTTCACGTACCAGTTGCCGCGTCGGAAAatacaacagcaacccaacaatCTCTGGTCGTTGACAGTTTTTGGGTCCGAGCTTTCCattttccatcgaggtcgtctttggttcgtcgaggtccggtacgtcgaggtgtttgtccgaggtttcgtcattGTTCCTCGTTTAGTGAGGTCAGGTTCGAGTTCCGTCGGGGCGCTGTTGGTCGTTctaggtttgtcgaggttcgaaggttagtgttctttgtcctttgtttcattccgttcgtttcgcatattatggttcaaggtgaatgtcaacaatgcaattttttgtcgttttattaaaaaataatgttTATCTTATGGTTAGTTACTGCATGtgtttaaagtaaatgtgagaacatatCGTGAGCTTAAGTTTTTTACGAGAATGTCTACTTCCATGCATATACttgtgtttattaagggaacaatttgacatccTGTGAATTGTTGCGAACATATGTACTCGCGTATATTATGTACTCTCATTGTAATAGGTATGTGAACACCCGaatgaaaaatcatgactactagcgTTTAAGCCTTATTCCTCGATCTTTAGTAATAGAAGTCGgatttaataacaataacaatacgttagcaaaGTTGGGATTAATAGGAGccttattaaaatacttagaattcgggacaagcCGTTTAgcgaaattccacggccttacctaaaaataataatacgctagtcgctttaggcgcgcctttaataatttaattttcttaagctcgggtgcacatttatgtgacccaaatccaagtctcaatgaaatcgaaatgtgtctctaatcacgggtacattgattgtgacgtggtctgagatgcatttccatgacgttgtaaatccttttaataatgaatgagacgagcctcgacaaacaaaaaatgcacaacttgcggggccctctaaatgtgtatatattaaaacacttagaattcgggacatgccgtttagcgaattttacggccttccccaaaataacaatacgttagttgcgttaggcacgcctttaataatttattttccttaactcgggtgcacatttatgtgacctaaatctaaatctcaaccgagtcgagatatgtcaaacaaccacgggtgcattgatgtaacgtggttcgagatatgttttcgcgacgttgcaattccctgtaagaaataataataataataataatgaaagcggtaaaagttaaaatttgcacataagttcatatttgtataaaatcagataatcaagccgaatataacagttgagtgaccgtgctagaacctcggaactcgggaatgcctaacaccttctcccgggttaacagaatttcttatccggatttctggtacgcagactgtaatatgaagtcattcttttcctcgattcgggattaaaattggtgacttgggacaccttaaatctcctaagtggcgactctgaaataaataaaccaatcccgtttcgattgtcctttaattggaaaaactcccttgcgccctctcgggtgcggaaaaaggaggtgtgacagagaggaggtgacgccaaggcccccGGATGACTGCATAACTACCTCGGGTCACCTATGTGGACTCAAGACAGCATCCTCATTGTGGTCCAAGCGCTTCGATATAGTATCTGTACACactgcaaagtgtagtatcagcacaaccgactccatgtgctggtaagtgcctagcctaacctcggcgaagtactgacgaggctagaaccagactaccaaataaacctgtgcaattaaatcatatacagctgaaaatagaagcagataattactATTAAAATTGGGcgagggaaacatgctgcggggagtaacaggtAACAACAGAACGACCGTAGAGAAATATAAGGaatgccataaatcaattaccagcaaaaaataaggaaatagaagaaaCAGGCACACACGTAatactgttgcaggcgtgcaacccgatcccatttcatacattaccgttgcaggcgtgcaacttgctcccatttcacatattatcgttgcaggtgtgcaacccgctcccatttcacatattaccgttgcaggcgtgcaacccactcccatttcttTTGTCAACACCAATCAAAAAAaaggtcccggcaagggatcaatagtatcaaacaaacatctcggcaatggaacaataatatgacaataatatcccgacaaaggaccaataatgataataatatcccAGCAAGAGAACAGTAACgataataacatcccagcaagggaacaataatgataataacatgtgaagcgcaataaaccacaacggagtcataacaattacaatacaagactcacgagcatgcttgacaccgacgtatagatactcgtcaccatgcctatacgtcgtactccacaattaacacgtagcaaataagacacgactcctaatccctcaagctaaggttagaccaaacacttacctcgatgccacgaacacaattcaagtctctactatcacattacctcttgattccaccaccaattcactcgtatctagccacaaattacttaattacatcaataaatgctaaatgaatcaattctaatgcatgaaaatgagttttcaaaagttttacccaaaaagtcaaaaatcgccccggaGTCCACaaggtcaaaactcgaggtttgaaccaaaacccgattacccattcccccacgaacttatatatataattagttttgaaatcggaccttaaatcgaggtccaaatccccaatttttgaaaacctaggttctacccaaaacaatcaattccccccatgaaaatcattgattttgagttgaaatcatgtgaaaagatgttaatgattgaagaaaacgagttaaaattgacttacaatcgatttggaagaagagttgtctttgaaaaatcgcctaagagtgttttggttttgaaagagtgtgaaaaataaaatattttcggctaagttaaaaaattgcaggtcgcagatgtcgcaattgcgaccagggttcgcaattgcgaacccagacttctgctaagctcgcatttgcgaagtgacGCTCGTATTTGCGAACATacaatcgcatttgcgataacggGCCCAAATGGGGAGTattgcatttgcgaaggaaaaatctcgcatttgcgaggaagggctggcctgggctatttcgcatttgcgacttagccttcgcatttgcgaactcgcatttgcgagccaggctgcAGGCCTGCAATGAAACAGCTGAAGCCTgcaatttctcaagtccaaaatccaccccgtggcctatccaaaacacacccgagctctcggggctccaaaccaaacatccgcaccaacctaaaaacatcatacggactcgctcgtatattcaaatcactaaaataacatcaacaactgtgaatttagcatcaaaattatgaaatttcttaagaacttcaaattttccaaattttctcaaatacgattcgattcacgtcatttctagtctgtttcttaccaaatttcacagacttatcttaaatctcatataagacctgtaccggacgccggaaccaaaatacgagctcgATACCAttaagttttaaacacatttcattttcaaaaactcataaatatttcagaaaaaaaatttctttaaaaattcatttctcgcgcttgggacctcggaattcaattccggggatacacccaagtcccatattttcctacggaccctccgggaccgtcaaatcacgggtccgtttacccaaaatattgaccgaagtcaactttgttattttaaagtcaaaatttatcattttcacatattttcacatattggctttccagCTACGCATtcggattgcgcacgcaaatcgtgATGAGACAGAAAAAGTTTTTTAAGGCCCCGAAACACAAGAGTTACTTTTAAAACAAgcgatgaccttttggatcatcacattaGTTTTGATACACTCATATTCTTTATGTCACTATGTGAGGCAAATAAAATATCAAAGTATTTCGATTGGCAATAACTGGAAAAGTCAGATCCAGATCGATATGATATTTCTTTTGATTTAACAAAAAGGGTCATATCCAACAAGCCAGCAATTTACTGGTTGGAATTCATGTGCTTGAAATATTTAATTTGAACAAACATGTGCTAATCAATAAATTGCAGTACTTGGAATATTATACCATTAAGTTAGTCATAATGTGCTTTTTGGATATTGCTATCCATGTAGGTCAGAATTATTAAAGATGCTTGTGTTATAGTTTTCTTTAAAATGTGCAACTTATGTAAATTCATTTATGTACCTTTATAAATGGAAAAATGGCATTATATAGctgctgtaaaaataatagcaaaaagaatatataaaatttgtatattttttgtatatatatatatatatatacattctgtatgttatatacaaaattatacaaattttatacactttttcgactaccaaatataaatagtttctggcataggctaaaagtgataatacccctttACACATTTCACGTATATGTTTACATAATAGTCATAAATTTGTGTGTATTACAGTATGGTTTTTATAACTCTTTAAGAAAATACAgtcaaaccattttttaacagCCTTGGTTGTTCAAATATGTTTTGATTGATATAATAAAGTACGATTATTGAGAAAACATATTATATCGTAACATAAAAAGTTGGTTCCAAAGAAAACTAGACCGTTATAGTAAAGTGTTGTTAACAGAATATCTAGAATATCTGTTATAGATATGTCATTATAGTAGTACACTAGTTGATAGTATTCATTAGATAATTAGACAACTCTGTATATGTAACTCTAAAGTGTTTGACTATTTAAATGCTCCTAAATCACATTTACCTTTGGAGTGTTTTCTACATAATTCTTCACAATTGAGGGTTAATAAagttattttttaataactttacCAAGAATTTTGATATATTCAAAATATTATCAGCTTATAATCAGATTTAGCATTGCCAAgggacaaaaataaaatattacgTATTAATTTTTTAGTGTTACAATCTACTTTGtaacattaaataaaaataaaagcaagaATTTTACAACACAAATTCCTCCTAAAACACAAAGGCAAAGAAGAAAAAGGTATTGGAAAATAGATTGTTTCTCTCATTAATCATATTAATTATTATGGTATAGTAACAACTAACAACTACTATATATCAAGAAAGTTCACAGCCTGGAATAACGACTCTAGTTCTACTTATTTCCGTCAATTATTGAATTTATGTTGATACATAAAATAAACATAATTGATGCAAATAAACTACGCACTAATGTTTAATACAATGGCTAACAAGCTCGAAAGGACAAGCAAATTGGCTAAGCATGAAAAATAAAGTAATGACTAATTTTTCTTGTCGCTTAATTCTTGGCTGACCTTCTCAACTTGATTTGCATTGTTAGTGTTAATTAATGTGTCCATCACTTTGTCCATATCTTTAATCTGTAAATATCCCAAAAAAGAAAGAATATTATCATCATGTACTAAAATTATACACACTGATaaagttaaaataatttcattatCATTGTAGTTTAACCTATGATACAGACCCATATTACCATACTTATCATAAAGATATATTAGTAATTACTTTATGAGTAGCCGAATCATGTAAATATACTTATATTACGGTGCATAAAATTTAAACtcttttacaacaacaacaacccagtaataaTCTCACTAATGGGGTCTGGAAAGGGTagaatgtacgcagaccttacccctacccacgagggtagagaggctatttccgggagactctcggctcaaaaacaacatttaaactctattattattattattattattattattattattattattattattattattattaagtgTGTCAATTTGTAATACCTATCTCATCACCTTTCACTTAATTATGCAATAGGGGCGTATGTAGTATTAAGGCACAAATTCAACTGAATCCATAATTTTTTATGCGTAATATAAATTTATCGGTAAATATCtgttaaaattataataaattgtagatatgaactcataacttCAAAAAATGGATTCAATACTAAAAATCTTAAAGATTAAACTTATAAAATCTAAATTCTGGATCCGCTTCTGAAGGCAACGACAACATTATTTTCCTTGTTCTAACCACACTTTCATTTTAAGCGACCTGACTTGTTGGGACTCATTTGATATAAAGGATAAATTGTACTTTGTGGATATTTGGTTTAAAAATGACAaaactttttttaaatttcttaACCTGTGTATCGGTCAAACTTCTtcacataaaataaaatacaactgaatttaaacaaaaagaagaaaaatatgagACTGACCTTTTGAATGATATCTTGAGCTTCATTGGCATATTTGACTGCCCCTTCAGCTAGATTTTCTATTGAATCAAGACTTTCTTTAAGCTTTGAATCCCCTGGAAGTTTCTCTTCAATTTCTTCAGTAATTTTATCTACTTTCTCAGCAACCTCTTCTACTATCTCACTCATATTTTCCACTGTTTCTACTGCTTGTAGCACATTATCTTCAAATGCGTAATCCAGAAAATAAATATATACCATTTCCTATAAATATTATGATAATTAAATATAGGGATTCACATACTTCAAATAAAAGTTTACCTACTTTTGAGTAGTTGTAGAGGACTGACTTTGTTCCTAAATGAAGGTAGTATTAGAGGTAGAAGAAACCCCAATAACCATTTCCTGCATATAATATataaaaacttcaaaatttgataACCCCAGAAAACCTTCAGTAGACATTTTTCTAGGGTTTGATCCAATCATATTACGTTTCTTTAACAGAAcctccaccccccccccccccaaaaaaaaaaaaagaatcaactCAAGTAGCTTCCCATAAAACAGCTTAAGCTAAAAACAAGCCCGCGGATATGTGTATTATTGTGTATATTTAGTGTATGATCTACGTATACATGATAAAAACTAGGCTAAAAGGGCAGTCTGGTGCACAAAGCTTCTGCTATGAGCAGGGTCGGGGATGGGTCAGACCACAAAGGTCTATCGTACGCAGTCTtacctgcatttctgcaagagattgtttccacggctcgaacttgTGACCTCAtgatcacatgacaacaactttactagTTAAGCCAACGCTCCCGTCCTAAATCTGACAGGCTATATTcgcaaaaaaaaaggaaaaagaaattaaCTCTACCATCCAAAAAATGGAGATTTGCCGGGAGGTGGAGCATCTGATCCAGTACTGTTGGCTGAGTTGCACTTCACACTAAGGAAAAAAATTTGCATATTGAAATAGTTAATAAATGGAATTTTTACAACAGAAAATTAAAAGGGGGAACAGAAATTAAACCTACGTGAGTATTCCATTTTTCCCATTggaattgacgaaattgagaaGCTTGTTGATCTTCTTTAGATGGGATTTTCTACATAGCACAGACCTTGAATATGGAAAATGGGATTTTTGGGATATATTTTGGTTGTATGTAAGATTGTAAATTGGATTTGAATAAGTAATTTTGGTGGACATTTTGATTGTATGAAAGATCAAAATGACCTTTAATTTCTTGACGGACTTTTTTTTTCCAAGAAGAAATATATATGAAGAGTCTTGGTTTCCATTTGGTGGGTTGTAATCATGTGTGATGTGTAATAATTATATAAACAAACAATGTTTTCTTTGTCAGCATTAAAACTAAATAATCATGTCGAATGGAAGTGTTGCGCACATGGAAATTATTTATTCCAAGTTGTAATTATACAAAGAATAAAGTCTGTACTATTGATAGTTTTTTCGGATATCTAATTATTGTGTCATATCAAAATCAGAAGAAATTtatataaaagaaacaaatgCAGACTGAGTGTATATTCAttgtatttattttattatttcaacAGATCCAATCTTATATCAGTTTGAAATTATTGGTATTTCCTAGAAATACTAAAAAGAAACCAATTTAGTTTTTATTGTTGACTTATATATTTGTTTTTTTGTCTTAACAACCAGAGAACATGATTCACGATTTCTCTTCTCTTGTCCCCTAATATCTTTTCCTTGAAGTAACACGCAAGGTATTGATATAAAAAAGACGGTGACACTAATAATAAAATACAATTCATTGTAAGGGAAAACTGTTGAGAGTAGTATAAGTAGTGTTACATAACTTAACCCTAGTTACAAACTTACAATACTAACTAGAGTTTATACCAACAGTTAATAGTTAGTTACATTAGTTAAAGTTTTATATATACACTTGTAACCGTAACTAAATTacgtgttccgaggccttaaaacctcccttTTATCTCATCTCGAGttgcgtgcgtagtccgagcGCGTATCTGGAAAGCCATTATCTGGAAATCTgtgaaaaaagataaattttgcttttaaaatgaatttatgttgattttggtatattttgggtaaacggaaccggacccgtgatttgacggtctcagagggtccgtaggaaaatatgggacttgggcgtatgcccggaatcaaattccgatgtcccaagcccgagaaataaatttttaaagaaaattattttctaaaatatatatgatgttttggaaatgaaatatgtttgaatttgatggtatcggacccgtattttggttccggagcccggtacatgtcttatatgtgatttaagttgagcctgtaaaattttgTGAGAAACGAAGGTCATATGACatgattcggaaccttagttgtaaaatttgaaactttgaaagttcttgagattttctttgattttgatgctaaattcatagttgttgatgttattttgatgatttgattgcacgaattCAAGTTCGTATGAtctttttaggttggtgtgcatgtttggtttggagccccaagggctcgggtgagttttggataggtcacggagtgaaatttggacttaggaaattgcTGGTGTATTGTAGGCCTgcaggctcgcaaatgcgaacaatgtatcgcaaatgcgaactatggcctgggctgccttggtcgcaaatgcgacagtagcatcgcaaatgcgaggaggACATAAATCCTtagggttcacaaatgcgaagaaaaCAGGTTTcttaagggttcgcaattgcgacatctgcgacctgcaaattcataacttagccgaaaatcttccatttttcaaaccctttcaaaaccaaaacaccattgggcgatttttcaaagacaagtactcttccaaatcgattgtaagtcatttctaactcgttttcttcaatctttaacatcttttcacatgattttaactcaaaatcaagggttttcatgggggaaattgggtgttttgggtagaacttaggtttttcaaattttggttatttggacctcgatttgaggtccgatttcaaaacaaattatatatttgggttcgtgggggaatgagtaatcgggttttggttcgaacctctggttttgaccatgtgggtccgggctcaatttttgactttttgggaaaaaactttagaaaaatctattttcatgcattggaattgattcatttagcatttattgatatagttaagtaacttgtggctagatacaagtgaattagtggtggaatcaagaggtaaagcgatagttgacgcttaaattgtgttcgtggcatcgaggtaagtgtttggtctaaccttagcttgagggattaggagtcgtctcctatttgctatgtgttaattattgagtacgacatataggcatggtgacgagtatctatacgttggtgtcaatcatgcccgtgagtcttatactatgattaatgtgactctgtttgtattgttcatgccttatgtgatgatttctattgttgagcaaggcttgtggaagtaatgttggtatttgaacattgaagagcgttggctcatgttgtaaaatgatttgtggaaatataattggcaattgaaccttatagagcattggctcaaattgtaAATTGAGTTgggaagtaaatgtgaaaaggaaaagaggattatgatattgtctcccttgtcgtggatgatatttttgagagagtgttgatgcacgaagggtgatgtcgtgccgcacgatgtaccattccgtgcctttatatgagtgataatgcactaAGGATCATCTCGTGT
Proteins encoded:
- the LOC104237325 gene encoding uncharacterized protein; this encodes MSTKITYSNPIYNLTYNQNISQKSHFPYSRSVLCRKSHLKKINKLLNFVNSNGKNGILTVKCNSANSTGSDAPPPGKSPFFGWKWLLGFLLPLILPSFRNKVSPLQLLKNNVLQAVETVENMSEIVEEVAEKVDKITEEIEEKLPGDSKLKESLDSIENLAEGAVKYANEAQDIIQKIKDMDKVMDTLINTNNANQVEKVSQELSDKKN